The Saccopteryx leptura isolate mSacLep1 chromosome 2, mSacLep1_pri_phased_curated, whole genome shotgun sequence genome has a window encoding:
- the POP5 gene encoding ribonuclease P/MRP protein subunit POP5 isoform X2 has product MVRFKHRYLLCEVVSDDPRCRLSLDDRMLSGLVRDTIARVHGTYGAAACSIGFAGTIRTCQKFLIQYNRRQLLILLQNCTDEGEREAIQKSITKSCLLEESGEEELSDGDGEEAAEAMD; this is encoded by the exons ATGGTGCGTTTCAAGCATAG GTACCTGCTCTGCGAAGTGGTGTCTGACGACCCCCGCTGCCGCCTGAGTCTAGATGACCGAATGCTGAGCGGCCTTGTACGGGACACGATTGCCCGCGTGCACGGGACTTACGGCGCGGCCGCCTGCTCCATCGGCTTCGCGG GTACAATTAGAACATGTCAGAAGTTCCTGATCCAGTACAACAGGAGACAGCTGTTGATCTTGTTGCAGAACTGCACTGATGAAG GAGAGAGGGAAGCTATCCAGAAGTCTATCACAAAAAGCTGTTTACTGGAGGAGTCGGGTGAGGAGGAGCTCTCAGATGGTGATGGTGAGGAGGCTGCTGAAGCAATGGACTGA
- the POP5 gene encoding ribonuclease P/MRP protein subunit POP5 isoform X1 codes for MVRFKHRYLLCEVVSDDPRCRLSLDDRMLSGLVRDTIARVHGTYGAAACSIGFAVRYLNAYTGIVLLRCRKEFYQLVWSALPFITQLENKGHRYPCFLNTLHVGGTIRTCQKFLIQYNRRQLLILLQNCTDEGEREAIQKSITKSCLLEESGEEELSDGDGEEAAEAMD; via the exons ATGGTGCGTTTCAAGCATAG GTACCTGCTCTGCGAAGTGGTGTCTGACGACCCCCGCTGCCGCCTGAGTCTAGATGACCGAATGCTGAGCGGCCTTGTACGGGACACGATTGCCCGCGTGCACGGGACTTACGGCGCGGCCGCCTGCTCCATCGGCTTCGCGG TGCGATACCTCAATGCCTATACCGGAATAGTGCTGCTTCGATGCCGAAAGGAATTCTACCAACTCGTGTGGTCAGCTCTGCCCTTCATCACACAGTTGGAGAACAAAGGACACCGTTACCCATGTTTTCTCAACACCTTACATGTGGGAG GTACAATTAGAACATGTCAGAAGTTCCTGATCCAGTACAACAGGAGACAGCTGTTGATCTTGTTGCAGAACTGCACTGATGAAG GAGAGAGGGAAGCTATCCAGAAGTCTATCACAAAAAGCTGTTTACTGGAGGAGTCGGGTGAGGAGGAGCTCTCAGATGGTGATGGTGAGGAGGCTGCTGAAGCAATGGACTGA